CCGAGCAATCGCTTTCCAGCCGAGGCCTTCGGCCATGCTCAACGGGCCTCCCCGAAACGGTGCAAACCCAGTTCCCAGGACCATCGCCAAATCGACCATCCAAGCCTCGGCGACGACGCGTTGCTGCAAGCACTGGACCGATTCATTGATCAACGGATAGATCAGCCGACGTTGCATATCGCTTAATCCATCGGTTGCCATATCCAGATGTGGAACCATCGTCGTCGGCACGCCGTTGGTGATCGCTTTCATCGGCGACGGAGCCCCGCGGTGCTTGCCATCGTACCGGTAGAACCCCTGCCCGCTTTTGCAACCGATCCATCCAGCGGCAACCATTTTGCCGAGCAGCGTGACGACGCGTTCATTGTCTCGGAGCACCGAATCGAGTGCTCCCGATACGTGATACGCGACGTCTATTCCAACCTGATCTAACAGTTCCAACGGCCCCATCGGCATTCCGAATCGGCGAGCCTCCCGGTCGATCGCCTCGGCTTCCATCCCATCGCAGATCATCTGAATCGCTTCGCCGATGTAGGGAAACAAGATTCGATTGACCAGAAATCCGGGCGTGTCGGAGGTGACGATCGGCGTCTTGCCGAGTGAACGGACAAATTGCACCAGTTCATCCACGACCGCGTCGCTGGTGGCCGATGCGCGCACGACTTCGACCAACTCCATCCGATGGACCGGATTAAAGAAGTGCAAACCGCCGACTTGCTGCGGACGATTGGAGGCGTCGGCCATGTGAGCGATCGACAGCGATGACGTATTGGAGGTCAACACACCGTGTGGGTTAACGACTTTACTTAACTCTCGAAAAACTTTGGCCTTCACATCGTCGCGTTCGACGACAGCTTCGATCACCAGATCGACACTCTCCAATGGGTCCCAATCGCAGGTTGCTGAAATACGTCCCATCGCGGCTTGCGCATCGGCGGCCGGCAACCGCCCGCTGGCCACAAGTCCGGACATCGAACGTTCGATTCGGCTCATCCCCGCCGCAACCAACTCCTCGCTGATCTCCTTGATCACGACATGGTACCGATGCATCGCCGCCAGCTGTGCAATTCCCGCCCCCATCACTCCCGATCCGATCACTCCAATTTTGTGAAACGTGGGATGAGCGGAGAACGGTTGATCCGCCGCCTCACGGTTTGCAGGGGAACGCCAAGTGGCAACCGAACGAGCTCGTTCGCGGCGGAAAAACAGCTCCAACAGGTTGCGACAGGTTGGCGTCTCGATCAATCGGCTGAATTCAGATCGCTCGGTGGCGAAACCATCACCTTTGCGTTTCAGCCCCGCTTCGACGGCGCGAATCGCTGCGGAAATCGCGGGATAGTGAGCACTCTCGCGAGCCGTCTGGTTTCGAGCGCGATGCAAGACGATCCGGCGACCGATCGACGTGTGATCGAAGAACCGTGATGCCAAGCTCTTCCGTGGCTTATGTTGAGGCAGGTAGGGGCGTTTGAGCAATTGCTGGATGAATTGATCGACCGCGGATTTCCAATTCCCTTCCCCCGCGATGCGATCGACCAGACCGATTTCGAACGCCTTGCCAGCCGTCATTTTTTTGCCTTGCAAGATCATCGGCAACGATTGAAGTAACCCCACGCGGCGCGGCAAGCGTTGAGTTCCGCCCCATCCGGGGATAACTCCCAATTGCACCTCGGGCAATCCGAATCGTGTCGAGCTGCTCTCCTGCGCAATCCGGTATCGACAGGCCAATGCAAATTCCAAACCGCCTCCTAGACAAGGTCCCGAAATCACAGCCAGCGTCGGCACGTCTAAACTTGCGATCCGCGTGAACAACGCTTGGCCAGTCGCCAAAGCCTCCTCCACCTCCACGACCGTCAACTGAGCGATCTTAGAAACATCTGCTCCCGCCATAAATCCGCTCTCATGAGCGCTGCGGAAGACGATCAATTTTGCCAACCGGTCCTCCTCCAATTCGCCGACGATCTGCCGCAGTTCGGTAATCACTTCGTCATCAAAGACGTTTACCGATCGGGTTGCATGTTGGATCCAAACCGTCACCACATCGCGATCGTCGCGATAGACGCCAAAATGTTTGTAGGTGTTGCCATTCATCAATTCTTCTCTCCCAGTGTCTGGCCTGGTACTGCCGAATCGACAGCACCAAGCGGTTTACGTTTCCACAACCATTGCAAAACCTTGCCCGCCGCCGATGCACAGGGTTGCCAACCCACGCTGCATTCCACGCTCGCGGAGCGCCCGCAACAACGTGATTACCATCCGCGTTCCCGTCGTCCCCACCGGGTGTCCCAACGCAATCGCCCCCCCGTGCACGTTCAAACGATCGACCGGCAGTTCGCCCATCGGGCTACTCAGGTCGAGTTCCTGACGGGCAAACGCCGTCGACTGCATCGCTGCCAAGCAGGCCAGGACCTGAGCGGCGAAGGCTTCGTTGATCTCAAACAGATCGAAATCGGACAGTGTCAAACCGGTCTGCTTCAGCAACTTTGCCGTCGCATAGACAGGGCCCAGCCCCATCCGCCGCGGATCGCATCCAGCGATCGCATAGGCGGTGATGCGTCCCAGGGGCGGGTGCGTTTTCGCCAAATCATCGTCCGCATCGACTAACAAAACCGCAGCCGCACCATCGGTTAACGGGCAACTGTTTCCCGCCGTCACGGTCCCGTGGGGATCGAAAATCGGTTTCAGTTTCCGCAGCTGTCCGATCGATTGGTTCGCTCGTGGCCCGTCATCTTTGTCAATGGTCCGCCCCGCGAATTCGATCGGTGTGATCTCGCCCGATAGAAAACATTGCTCGCGAGCAGAGACGGCCTTTTGATGGCTCTGCAACGCAAACGCATCCTGATCGTCTCGGCTGATTGCAAACTCTTTCGCCAACACCTCCGCGGTCTCCCCCATGTTCAATCCACTGACCGGATCGGTCAGTCCCAACATCACACCCGCAACCGGTTTGAAGTGTCGGGGGCGCAGCTTTGCCAAAATCGCCAACTTCGATCCAATCCGCTTGCTGCGGCTCAATTGCATCAACAGCTTCGCTGCCGAAGGGCGGACCAACAGCGGGATCCCGGACATCGACTCCGTTCCGCCAGCGACGACCACGCGGGCCCGCGATTCGCGAATGATCTGCCACCCCGACAAGATCGACTCCATCCCCGATCCACAGTTGCGATTCACCGTGTGCGCGATGCGATCGTGGGGAATCCCCGCTTGCAGCGCGACCACACGAGCGATGTTGGCTGAATCGGCCGGTCCGGAGACGTTGCCAAACACAAGTTCTTCCACCTGGTCAGGTTTCAATTGAGCTTGAGACAACGCGGCCGCAACGGCAGCCCGCCCCAATTCTGCGGCCGAGACATCGTTCATCGCTCCATACGCTTTGGCAAAT
Above is a genomic segment from Rosistilla ulvae containing:
- a CDS encoding 3-hydroxyacyl-CoA dehydrogenase NAD-binding domain-containing protein, with the translated sequence MNGNTYKHFGVYRDDRDVVTVWIQHATRSVNVFDDEVITELRQIVGELEEDRLAKLIVFRSAHESGFMAGADVSKIAQLTVVEVEEALATGQALFTRIASLDVPTLAVISGPCLGGGLEFALACRYRIAQESSSTRFGLPEVQLGVIPGWGGTQRLPRRVGLLQSLPMILQGKKMTAGKAFEIGLVDRIAGEGNWKSAVDQFIQQLLKRPYLPQHKPRKSLASRFFDHTSIGRRIVLHRARNQTARESAHYPAISAAIRAVEAGLKRKGDGFATERSEFSRLIETPTCRNLLELFFRRERARSVATWRSPANREAADQPFSAHPTFHKIGVIGSGVMGAGIAQLAAMHRYHVVIKEISEELVAAGMSRIERSMSGLVASGRLPAADAQAAMGRISATCDWDPLESVDLVIEAVVERDDVKAKVFRELSKVVNPHGVLTSNTSSLSIAHMADASNRPQQVGGLHFFNPVHRMELVEVVRASATSDAVVDELVQFVRSLGKTPIVTSDTPGFLVNRILFPYIGEAIQMICDGMEAEAIDREARRFGMPMGPLELLDQVGIDVAYHVSGALDSVLRDNERVVTLLGKMVAAGWIGCKSGQGFYRYDGKHRGAPSPMKAITNGVPTTMVPHLDMATDGLSDMQRRLIYPLINESVQCLQQRVVAEAWMVDLAMVLGTGFAPFRGGPLSMAEGLGWKAIARNMKALEVMYGIRFEPATRLEELASTGGTLYASSEDRSGFGSQRLTRH
- a CDS encoding thiolase family protein is translated as MIEPLKPIAILAGQRTPFAKAYGAMNDVSAAELGRAAVAAALSQAQLKPDQVEELVFGNVSGPADSANIARVVALQAGIPHDRIAHTVNRNCGSGMESILSGWQIIRESRARVVVAGGTESMSGIPLLVRPSAAKLLMQLSRSKRIGSKLAILAKLRPRHFKPVAGVMLGLTDPVSGLNMGETAEVLAKEFAISRDDQDAFALQSHQKAVSAREQCFLSGEITPIEFAGRTIDKDDGPRANQSIGQLRKLKPIFDPHGTVTAGNSCPLTDGAAAVLLVDADDDLAKTHPPLGRITAYAIAGCDPRRMGLGPVYATAKLLKQTGLTLSDFDLFEINEAFAAQVLACLAAMQSTAFARQELDLSSPMGELPVDRLNVHGGAIALGHPVGTTGTRMVITLLRALRERGMQRGLATLCIGGGQGFAMVVET